One region of Penaeus vannamei isolate JL-2024 chromosome 36, ASM4276789v1, whole genome shotgun sequence genomic DNA includes:
- the LOC113813261 gene encoding mucin-2 isoform X2 yields MADPRSARGGKEGVERVVTPPFPAQFYPVPGYQGPPWFPGQGPAGPPPPWPASWSGPPMGFPAPPAAWSSPQSMMPSSTTSTTAAMPSDEYTVDTMRRIYNDDDGRVEIQRVKVQRRPPDAGALAYPTGPEAMSVVPVGSFPLNERRPPPRKKKQLQALQAAQGQGYPWYPYMPCMPYPVPYPYYYGGCMWTPGAPTSHMGSTPAWAGQEESERTSSRQDSLPTTLDSQRLESRSSDPLRGSISPVSQRSPSPAAGSHVTDAHSLAPSDSVSMRGYKRESSLERALMCPTPPPRTKSRSAERKSSADVGKMQEWMFDMHRAILASNDGASDADKSSFATAPTDVEPYKRAPPRRKNRAARLANLSERSSLSDQKDLDDALEKSSITSIGSDDSLKLSSELTYAFKKLEQSVDAFKTKVSSDSTPVHTPQRLSSPPPLHSSGEETPTEAMEDAVVTLDVTGAEKSVTDVTLAKSDATSDDPSSPPPLETISPTFFNEAQTPQAPKEEGGQAAKAEEIPSPQTTSDTSSSQTSQTSVATTLQTTDVSAAHPSEAEGTKITPEAPTPEAKETPTAPPQPPDGPPASPSTEKPKEETQTIPQTTESVPSATATEKQVPPVDRTEASHPPLPSEIEAKANEEEASGRESRASESTFFSIRASDDQLLVDTDSTDILLPTTDATTADEGEEHMDSAVASPTLEDSEGYQWVLQQPGETPELSGAKGDEQRNAWRAEVSLWRARLVVSLCRGRGLDRQDWSTFHLLVRHPLTLDLKLSLLHAPRLCAANSTVGAALVRVALIHLAQYGEALLQPDSSRQTGWRSIKVDPNQSWAPVKGAIEILQALGYKQREDGILRYPRRSNTEVSVLARLTLDMLVLAEELRLYLTGMHQYPTNISDLFFSATSPIASSPDHLMQDLPQRPQSSASSYSFLSAQSSASLDKRPESRASISDEETETLQESVQHTKGPAKKARRDSSSEEEVTLREDTKDVKGDSTEAVQDELAGEMPTEEAPLPTEVLRKKEDMRSGSVLALPLNPIDRSSLSTMTSMPDLQSLRSSTISRDSQHRPESKNSAAPPSTPTGEATTGNDNPEEHIYEEIDVIRAQVQALRSASVPAHTPPPPLPPKKKVSSGGEDDSNLSVTYPSMEWTSASTPGSLRGGSTGARRKKRRAPMPPDFMPPDWRDYQNRSVENASSKTQDQASQSPKETSEEERKRKEEYRRSLNPFYEEIDSVKEKVKEIQAKEEEKNPFIREDVAVAGYIGKNPFYEDVELLKKDTKESSEEIKKNKDYEKLQNIRKGENGKVCGMGSLAELQDDSVQTRPKRKAPRPPPTPDPTSASAAENTSVTISSSEVTESTTSTQQPSSTPQPPTSSRPPSAPQRSSTPRSSSIPRTASTPQPSSTDQSSTQHPSTSQRPPTPKRASTPRRSSTQDTPIPPDAQNQGEQMKNAEADETKPPIPAKLRNGEKSSANTPSETAKSTASEPQSSSQPQQDVKEPETQKEEARQVISKAIKNQQQRIQLQHPKTPPPPPPSSLKPVPPPSDVKSTEEKKEDSGKAADPSATAPSRDSLAFLDDIPYMDANEVKDAKTKTSDSKDQQSCQYEVIEPPGKIIVPAQLSPTVMRQTALLLRGSRTVPFIDESDLPPDCPPPPPPGPPPDSPPTSPPETPHTSPPETPHTSPPETPQGSPIPIRISLSLPASAATTPGVKKTDADKARETERLGKTTDASQKAEDEDQPPALPPKTTVASSPKTKTTETKQTTEQTTPQTKPPEDKQAKTTHQDSNQKEEPKKENEPASSQPSVRKSVSEDRYEIPDTSKPPATSPDSSQSSKTEKGDDSTGTTQAVSEGPSGDSNVPAAVSDKREVPEAAKESVVEERYEIPEVVKETALNGGASSVKTSSNSCILL; encoded by the exons ATGGCCGACCCTCGCAGCGCCCGCGGCGGGAAGGAGGGCGTGGAGCGCGTGGTCacgccccctttccccgcccagtTCTACCCGGTGCCAGGCTACCAGGGCCCCCCTTGGTTTCCGGGCCAGGGCCCCGCAGGTCCCCCTCCGCCGTGGCCCGCGTCGTGGAGCGGCCCCCCCATGGGCTTCCCGGCGCCGCCCGCGGCCTGGTCGTCCCCGCAGAGCATGATGCCGTCCAGCACGACCAGCACGACGGCCGCCATGCCGTCCGACGAGTACACGGTGGACACCATGCGGCGCATCTACAACGACGACGACGGCCGCGTCGAGATCCAGCGCGTCAAGGTGCAGCGCCGCCCTCCTGACGCGGGCGCGCTCGCGTACCCGACCGGGCCCGAGGCCATGAGCGTCGTGCCCGTCGGCAGCTTTCCCCTGAACGAGCGCCGCCCTCCGCCCAGGAAGAAGAAGCAGCTGCAGGCTCTGCAGGCGGCGCAGGGACAGGGCTATCCCTGGTACCCCTACATGCCCTGCATGCCGTACCCCGTGCCCTACCCCTACTACTACGGCGGCTGCATGTGGACCCCCGGCGCGCCCACGAGCCACATGGGCAGCACCCCGGCGTGGGCGGgacaggaggagagcgagaggacgtCGTCGCGCCAGGACTCGTTGCCCACCACGCTGGACTCGCAGCGCCTCGAGTCCCGCTCGTCGGACCCCCTGAGGGGCTCCATCTCCCCCGTGTCGcagcgctcgccctcgcccgccgccggtTCGCACGTCACGGACGCCCACAGCCTGGCGCCCTCGGACAGCGTGTCAATGCGCGGCTACAAGCGGGAGTCGTCCCTGGAGCGCGCGCTCATGTGCCCGACGCCGCCGCCGCGCACCAAGAGCAGGAGCGCCGAGCGGAAGTCCAGCGCCGACGTCGGGAAGATGCAGGAGTGGATGTTCGACATGCACAGGGCCATCCTGGCCTCCAACGACGGCGCCTCGGACGCCGACAAGTCCTCCTTCGCCACCGCGCCGACGGACGTGGAGCCATACAAGAGGGCGCCCCCGAGGAGGAAGAACCGCGCGGCGCGGCTCGCCAACCTGAGCGAAAGGAGTTCCCTGAGCGACCAGAAGGACCTGGACGACGCCCTCGAGAAGAGCAGCATCACGTCGATCGGGTCTGACGATTCTCTCAAGCTGAGTTCAGAACTGACTTACGCCTTCAAGAAGTTAGAGCAGTCAGTCGACGCGTTCAAGACGAAGGTGTCGAGCGACTCCACCCCAGTCCACACCCCACAGCGGctgtcctccccgccccccttgcaTTCCAGCGGGGAGGAAACGCCCACAGAAGCCATGGAAGACGCGGTGGTGACCCTCGACGTCACCGGCGCGGAGAAAAGCGTCACGGACGTCACTCTGGCGAAGTCCGACGCCACTTCAGATGacccgtcttcccctcctccgctaGAAACCATCTCCCCAACCTTCTTCAACGAGGCGCAGACCCCACAGGcgccgaaggaggaaggaggacaagCTGCCAAAGCGGAGGAGATTCCGTCTCCGCAAACCACCTCAGACACGAGCAGTTCTCAGACCTCCCAGACGTCCGTGGCGACGACCTTACAAACCACGGACGTCAGCGCGGCCCATCCCAGCGAAGCCGAAGGAACCAAAATAACACCAGAAGCCCCAACTCCCGAAGCCAAGGAGACACCCACAgcgccaccacagccgccggacGGACCACCGGCCTCCCCCTCCACAGAAAAGcccaaggaggagacccagaCCATCCCCCAAACCACGGAAAGCGTCCCCTCAGCCACAGCAACGGAGAAACAAGTCCCTCCAGTCGACAGAACCGAggcttctcaccctcctcttccctcggaAATCGAAGCCAAAGCGAATGAAGAAGAGGCAAGCGGTCGAGAATCAAGAGCAAGCGAGAGCACCTTCTTCTCCATCAGAGCTTCCGACGATCAGCTGCTCGTAGACACAGACTCCACAGACATCTTGCTGCCAACCACAGATGCCACCACCGCAGATGAG GGTGAGGAGCACATGGATTCGGCGGTGGCGAGTCCCACGCTGGAGGACTCCGAGGGCTACCAGTGGGTCCTGCAGCAGCCTGGCGAGACACCCGAGCTAAGCGGGGCCAAGGGGGACGAGCAGAGGAACGCGTGGCGGGCCGAAGTTAG cCTGTGGAGAGCCCGTCTCGTGGTGTCCTTATGTCGAGGTCGAGGTCTCGATCGCCAAGACTggtccaccttccacctcctggTCCGCCACCCTCTCACACTCGACCTCAAGCTCTCCCTCCTGCACGCGCCTCGACTCTGCGCCGCCAACTCGACCGTCGGCGCGGCTCTCGTGAGGGTGGCACTCATCCATCTGGCACAGTACGGCGAGGCACTGTTGCAGCCCGACTCCTCCAGGCAGACGGGGTGGAGGTCCATCAAGGTCGATCCCAACCAGTCTTGGGCTCCTGTCAAG GGCGCCATAGAAATCCTTCAAGCGCTAGGATATAAGCAGCGAGAAGACGGCATCCTCCGGTATCCTCGGCGGTCAAACACTGAGGTCTCGGTCCTGGCTCGTCTCACGCTCGACATGCTCGTCCTGGCAGAGGAACTTCGCCTCTACTTGACCGGGATGCACCAGTACCCGACCAACATCTCTGACCTGTTCTTCTCGGCCACCAGTCCCATCGCTTCTTCGCCAGACCATCTGATGCAAGATCTTCCTCAGAGACCACAGTCCTCTGCCAGCTCGTACAGCTTCCTATCGGCGCAGTCTAGCGCGTCACTCGACAAAAGGCCAGAGAGCAGAGCGTCCATATCAGATGAAGAAACGGAGACTCTTCAGGAATCCGTACAGCATACCAAAGGTCCCGCCAAGAAGGCACGGCGGGATTCATCTTCTGAAGAAGAAGTCACCTTACGAGAAGATACGAAGGACGTGAAAGGAGACAGCACTGAAGCCGTGCAGGACGAACTTGCTGGTGAGATGCCTACAGAAGAAGCTCCTCTACCAACTGAAGTCCTTCGGAAAAAGGAGGATATGCGATCAGGTTCAGTGCTCGCCCTCCCTCTGAATCCCATAGATAGGTCATCTCTGAGTACGATGACGAGCATGCCAGATCTCCAGTCACTCCGCTCCAGCACCATCTCTCGAGACAGCCAACATCGCCCTGAAAGCAAGAACTCAGCCGCCCCGCCTTCCACGCCAACAGGAGAGGCGACGACAGGAAATGACAACCCCGAAGAACACATCTATGAGGAAATCGATGTGATTCGTGCTCAGGTGCAAGCGCTAAGATCTGCGAGTGTCCCGGCACACACCccgccacctcctctccctccaaagaAGAAGGTGAGTTCTGGCGGAGAAGATGACTCGAACTTGAGTGTAACGTACCCTAGCATGGAGTGGACATCAGCCTCTACCCCAGGCTCCCTGAGAGGTGGCTCAACAGGCGcccgaaggaagaagagaagagcgcCAATGCCCCCGGATTTCATGCCCCCTGACTGGAGAGATTATCAGAACAGAAGTGTTGAAAATGCTAGCAGTAAAACTCAAGATCAGGCATCACAAAGTCCTAAAGAAAcaagtgaggaagaaaggaagagaaaagaagaatacagAAGATCACTGAATCCATTCTATGAGGAAATCGACTCTGtcaaagagaaagtgaaggaaattcaggctaaggaagaggaaaagaatcccTTTATCAGGGAGGATGTTGCAGTAGCAGGATACATAGGGAAAAATCCATTTTATGAAGACGTTGAACTCTTGAAGAAAGACACCAAAGAAAGTTctgaggaaataaaaaagaacaaagattaTGAGAAGTTGCAGAATATACGAAAAGGCGAAAATGGGAAGGTATGTGGCATGGGATCGCTGGCTGAACTACAGGATGACTCAGTGCAGACGAGACCAAAGCGGAAGgcacctcgccctccacccacACCAGATCCAACCTCTGCTTCAGCTGCAGAGAACACGTCAGTAACCATTTCAAGTTCTGAAGTTACTGAATCAACCACCTCCACCCAACAGCCTTCATCAACTCCACAGCCTCCTACTTCTTCACGGCCTCCTTCCGCTCCACAGCGGTCATCAACCCCACGCTCTTCTTCCATTCCACGAACAGCATCCACTCCCCAACCTTCATCAACCGACCAGTCATCAACACAGCATCCATCAACCTCCCAACGCCCACCAACTCCAAAGCGAGCTTCAACTCCACGAAGATCCTCCACCCAAGACACTCCCATCCCTCCAGATGCTCAGAATCAAGGAGAGCAAATGAAAAATGCTGAGGCAGATGAAACCAAGCCACCAATACCCGCCAAACTccgaaatggagagaaaagtagTGCCAACACCCCCTCGGAGACGGCTAAATCAACAGCAAGCGAGCCCCAAAGTAGTTCCCAACCACAGCAAGACGTCAAAGAACCAGAAACTCAAAAGGAAGAGGCGAGACAAGTCATCTCGAAAGCCATCAAGAACCAGCAACAGCGGATACAGCTCCAACACCCAAAgactccgcctccaccaccaccatcatccttgaAACCAGTGCCTCCACCTTCTGACGTGAAATCaaccgaagaaaagaaagaggattcaGGAAAAGCGGCAGATCCATCAGCAACGGCGCCGTCAAGAGACTCACTGGCCTTTCTGGACGACATTCCGTACATGGATGCAAACGAAGTCAAAGATGCCAAGACGAAGACATCGGACTCGAAAGATCAGCAGAGCTGTCAGTACGAGGTCATAGAGCCCCCCGGGAAAATCATCGTGCCTGCCCAACTCTCCCCGACGGTCATGAGGCAGACCGCCCTTCTGCTGCGAGGATCCCGCACGGTTCCTTTCATCGACGAGTCCGACCTCCCCCCtgactgccctccccctcctccgccaggACCCCCGCCCGATTCGCCACCGACGTCGCCTCCCGAAACGCCTCATACTTCCCCCCCTGAGACCCCGCACACCTCCCCTCCCGAGACGCCCCAAGGATCGCCAATCCCTATCCGCAttagcctctctctccctgcgtcAGCTGCCACCACCCCCGGAGTAAAGAAAACGGACGCAGACAAAGCAAGAGAAACCGAACGGCTTGGAAAGACAACAGACGCGTCACAGAAAGCAGAGGACGAGGACCAGCCACCCGCACTGCCGCCCAAAACAACCGTAGCCTCGTCACCAAAGACTAAAACCACCGAAACCAAACAAACGACGGAACAAACGACGCCGCAAACCAAGCCCCCGGAAGACAAACAAGCGAAAACGACGCACCAAGACTCGAACCAAAAGGaagagccaaagaaagaaaacgaaccagCGTCCAGTCAGCCGTCAGTTCGGAAGTCCGTGTCCGAAGACCGCTACGAGATCCCGGACACATCGAAGCCGCCAGCCACGAGTCCGGACAGTAGCCAGTcctcaaagacagagaaaggagacgacTCAACAGGGACGACTCAGGCCGTGTCAGAAGGTCCCTCTGGCGACTCTAACGTTCCTGCTGCGGTCTCTGACAAGCGAGAGGTTCCTGAAGCGGCGAAGGAGAGCGTGGTCGAGGAGCGCTATGAAATTCCTGAGGTTGTGAAGGAGACGGCGCTGAACGGTGGAGCCAGCAGTGTG AAAACGAGCTCTAATTCTTGCATTCTCCTCTGA